The genomic stretch CCGCTGTTGCCGTTTTCGGAAATCTTCCAATCCAGTTTCAAGTGGAAGTTGTCATATACTTTTTCAGTAACAATGTCTCCACCGCCATTTACTTGCCAGTTTTCTTTATTGGAAGCATCCAGGAAGAGTACACCGTCTTCTACTTTCCAAGCAGGACCTACTGTCTCTTTATTGTAATTGGTCCATCCATCTAGGTTTTGGCCATTGAAGAGCTTGGTCCATTCTTCTTCTGTGGTTGTTTCAGCTTTTACAGTGACTTCTTCTTTGACCGATTCGCTTTCAGTGTCACCCTTTTCAGCAGAACCGCAAGCTGTGGCCATAAGACCGAGTGCGGATAGGGATAATATGACTTTTTTCATAGAAATTGAGTTATAAAAAGAGGGCTGTTAAAAGCCCTCTTTAAGGTTTAGGGTTATTTCTTGAGCAATAAGATATATTTGATCATTTTTTTTGCATCGTCTTCAGAAAGGCCAGGGTGAGCAGGCATAGGCACTTGTCCCCAGACGCCATTATTGCCTTCAACGACTCTTTTGGCAAGGGTTTCGATGTTTTCATCAGTACTTTCGTATTTTTCAGCTACATCTTTATAGGCCGGACCTACGATTTTTCTTTCTACCATATGGCAGCTAGGGCAATCTGACTCTTTGACCAAAGCGAGGCCATCCACATAATCAGGATTGTCTTTGTGCATTTCGTCAAAGCTCATGTCCTTTTTTGGGGCTGCAGTCTCGGTCGTAGTGGTTGTCTCTTCTGATTTAGTGTCTGACCCGCCGCCGCATGCGTAGGCCATTCCTGCAAGTGCGATGACACCTACGCTGGCTAATTTACTTAAGTTCATTGGTTCTATAGGTTTGTTTGTATTTAATTAAATTCCTAGCACTTTTTTGTTGAGCGCATCATCAGTGCCTGCTGAGGCAAAATCATCAAAGGTTTTTTCTGTCACCCTGATGATTTTTTCACTGATGAATTTAGCTCCTTCGATGGCTCCTGCCTCAGGATGCTTGATGGCACATTCCCATTCCAAAACTGCCCAGCCATCAAAGCCATATTGGGACAATTTACTGAATATAGCATTGAAATCCACTTGGCCATCTCCCAGCGAGCGGAACCTTCCTGCTCTATTGATCCAGCTTTGGTAACCACCATAGACCCCTTGTTTTCCCGTAGGATTAAACTCCGCGTCTTTGACATGGAACATCTTGATCCTGTCATGGTAGAAATCAATAAACTGCACATAATCCAAGCACTGCAATACAAAGTGGCTTGGGTCATAAAGGATATTGGCCCTGGGGTGATGGTTTACTTTTTCGAGAAACATCTCAAAAGTGACGCCATCGTGCAGGTCCTCTCCGGGATGCAGTTCGTAGCATAAATCTACACCATTTTTGTCAAATTCATCGAGAATAGGAGTCCACCTTTTGGCCAATTCCTCAAAACCTGCATCTACCAATCCCGCCGGACGTTGGGGCCAGGGGTAAACGGTGTGCCACATTAAAGCACCACTGAATGTGCCATGCTTGGTGAGTCCCAGGTTTTTGGATGCTTTTGCAGCATACATGAGTTGCTGGGTAGCCCATGCTGATTTGCCTTCGAGGTCTCCCTTGAGTTCCTCAGGAGCGAAGGCATCAAACAATTCATTATATGCAGGATTGACGGCTACGAGCTGCCCTTGCAAATGGGTGCTAAGTTCCGAAATAACTACACCTGCAGTTTCTGCCGTTTTTTTGATCTCATCCGCATAGTCTTGGTCCTCGGCAGCTTTTTTTAAATCCATGAACCTGCCGTCCCACGAAGGTATCTGAACAGCCTTGTAACCTATGCTTGCTGCCCATTCACAAATGCTTTTGAGACTGTTAAACGGTGCTTGGTCATCTGCAAATTGCGCTAAAAACAGCGCCGGGCCTTTGATGGTCTTCATACGATAGGGTTTTTTTAAGTTTATTAAATTAATCGTTTTAGCAAATGAAATGAGAATGCAAAATACATTCTTTCATGCTATTCTTTAAATATTTCGATGGCTTTTTATTACCAATGTTCCACAAAGGAGTCATTTTAGGGCTGAACGGTAGTCGCTCTTTCTTGTTTTTTAAGGAAAGGCTAGAATAGCCTAAACCTCAAATTTTGTCCATTTTTGATCAGACTGGCCGCTTTTTACGACTTGCTCGATAAAGGCCATGCCTCTGACACCATCTTCTGTACCTGGGAAATCCAGCCATTCCTTTTCTGGTGTTTGACCTTTAAGTTTGGCCATAAGGGTTTTGGCAAAATTGTTATAATGATTGGCAAAAGCCTCCAGGTAACCTTCAGGGTGGCCTGCGGGAGTTCTGGTGTTGGCCAGGGCATAGCTGGAAAGATACGGTACGTTACCTCCTGCCCGATAGATTTGGTCGGGTTGTTCAGGATGGCGGACGATCAGGGAGTTGGCATCTTCTTGTTGCCATTCCAGCCCGGCTTTATCACCATAAACCCTGATTTTAAGGTTGTTTTCGGCGCCTGTGGCCACTTGGCTGGCCATAAGGACTCCAGAGGCACCGTTGTCAAATTTCAGCAAAACGATGCCGTCATCATCCAAGGTTCGTCCTGGCAAGGAGGTGTTCAGGTCAGCGCAAAGTCTGTCGAGTTTCAGTCCACTGACATATTCAGCAAGGTTCATGGCGTGCGTGCCAATGTCTCCCATGCAGCCCGCTACGCCACTTTTTTTAGGGTCTGTCCTCCAAGCCGCTTGTTTGTTTTCTTCTTCTGAAAAATTGGTCCATAGCCATCCTTGCGGATATTCCACATATACTTTTCTGATCTTTCCCAACGTGCCATTTGCAATGAGCTGCCGGGCTTCTTTCACCATTGGATAGCCTGTGTAGGTATGAGTGAGACAAAAAAGCATGCCGGTTTCCTGAATGACCTTGTCCAGCTGCTTGGCTTCATCCAGTGTGAGGGTCATGGGTTTGTCCAAGACTACATGAAAGCCATTTTGGAGGGCCTTGATGGTAGGGTCAAAGTGGACATGGTTTGGCGTGACGATGCTCACAAAGTCTATTCTTGCTTCCTCAGGAAGTTGCTTTTCCTTTTCAAACATCTCATCATAGGACTGGTATACCCGCTTGCTGTCCAGAAAGAGCTCCTTTCCGGCCTGCTCGGATTTTTCAGGTTTGCTGCTGAATGCTCCCGCTACCAGTTCTATTTGCCCGTCAATGTTAGCTGCGATCCGATGTACAGCTCCGATAAAGGAGCCAGGACCGCCGCCTATCATACCCATTCGGAGTTTACGATGGTTCATCATTATGCTTGGATTTTATACTTTTTAGAGATTTGATACAATAATGTGTTTTCAGCCTTACCGGCTCAGGATGGGCCGGATTGGCCACTAAAATAAATGATAAAGTGCAATATACTAATGTGAATAGCAATGATTGTTAAAACGGAACTGCTATACTTACATCTTTGTCTCGGCAAAAATAAAATTAAGCGAAAAACACTAAAATTTAAATTATTATTTAAGTAGTTTGGCTTTTTCTTTTTAAGTTGGGAATTAAAATAAAAATAAAAAAACCTATTAAAACCTATGAATTTCAATACGAAGTTTAAACTGTCCTTTATGATGTTCCTCGAATTTTTCATTTGGGGAGGTTGGTTTGTCACTTTGGGATTATTTCTTGGCAAGAACCTGGGGACAAATGGAGCACAGGATGCAGCTGTGTTTTCGACACAATCACTGGGGGCGATTATCGCTCCTTTTGTCATTGGACTGATCGCGGACAAATACTTTAATGCAGAGCGGATTTTAGGTGTCTTGCATCTGATCGGTGCAGTGCTGATGTTTCAGATGTTCAATGCGCAGGACTTTGAATCCTTTTACCCATATGTGTTTGCTTATATGGTAGCCTATATGCCTACGTTGGCATTGGTGAATTCTGTGTCCTTTAATCAAATGACCAATCCTGAAAAGGAATTCGGTGTCATTCGCGTTTGGGGGACAATCGGGTGGATTGTGGCTGGTTTGGTGATCAGTTTGGTGTTTGCCTGGGATTCTACGGAAAATGCAGCCGCAGGTATGTTGAAATATACGTTCTTGATGACTTGTATCGCATCGCTTGTGTTGGGGATTTACAGCTTTATGCTTCCTAAGACACCACCAAAAATTGCCAAAGGGGAGAAGAAATCCATATCCGAGATATTGGGATTGGATGCTTTTACCTTACTGAAGGACAGAAATTACCTGGTCTTCTTTTTGTCTTCGGTACTGATTTGTATTCCACTTGCATTTTACTACCAAAACGCCAGTAAGTTTTTTGGTGAAATCGGCATGACTAATCTTACCAGTAAAATGGCCTTGGGACAAGGTAGTGAAGTACTCTTTATGCTTTTGCTTCCTATATTCTTTGGGAAATTCGGAGTGAAGAAGACACTGTTAGTGGGAATGTTTGCTTGGGTTGTCCGTTACGCCCTATTTGCATTTGGAAATGTGGGAGAGCTTTCATTTATGCTTTTGACAGGGATAGCACTTCACGGGATTTGTTATGACTTTTTCTTTGTCTCTGGTCAAATTTATACGGATTCCAAAGCAGGAGAGAAGTTCAAGAGTGCTGCACAGGGCATGATTACATTGGCCACCTATGGTGTGGGGATGCTGATTGGCTTCTGGGTGGCCGGTTGGGCATACGACGCTTATGCTATTGGTGAAAAGGCCCATGATTGGGAGACCATCTGGCTGATTCCTTCAGGTATTGCGGTGTTGGTTGCACTGATTTTTGCCGTCGCATTTAAGAAACAGAACCCCAAACCAGTAGAAGCCTAATTAGTTCGTGGATATGAAGCAGCGTAGATCAGCTTTAAAAAAAATGATTGTAGGGTCTGCAGCAATCAGCAGCTTGCCCTACTTACATCTAAATGCAAAAAATAAAGACATGTTGAAAGGAAATATAAACCATTCCGTGTGCCGGTGGACGTATGGCCATTTGTCACTGGATGAATTATGTGTACTGATCAAAGATATTGGATTTAGTGCCATCGATTTGATGGGACCAAATGACTGGCCTACTGCTCAAAAACATGGTGTTTACAGCTCCATGTGCAATGGTGCAGAGATCAGCCTTGAGGAAGGCTTTAACCATACCGAATACCATGATACCCTGATAAAGAATTATACCGAAATGATTCCGCTAGTGGCAAAAAACGGTTATAAAAACCTGATCTGCTTTAGTGGAAACAGAAATGGTATGGATGATGAAACCGGCCTGCAAAACAGTGTGAAGGGATTGCAGAAATTGTTGCCTTTGGCAGAAAAGCATGGGGTTACCCTGACCATGGAACTGCTGAACAGTAAGGTCGATCACCCGGATTATATGTGTGATAAGAGCGTGTGGGGTGTAGAACTGTGCAAGCGACTGGACAGTGGAAATTTCAATCTTCTTTATGATATTTACCACATGCAAATCGATGAAGGAGATGTAATCCGTACGATTGGAGAAAATCACCAATACTATGGGCATTATCATACAGCGGGGAATCCAGGTAGAAATGAAATCGATGATACCCAGGAGTTAAACTATCCCGCGATCATTAAAGCCATTGCGAAAACAGGCTTTAAAGGGTATATTGCTCAGGAATTTATTCCTAAGGCCGATGACAAGGCCGCGTCACTCAGAGAGGCCATTGCCTTATGTGACATATAAACCAGAATAACCTAATACAAACCTATAGATGAATTATGGCAAATCAAGAGTATGATGCAATTGTCGTCGGCTCGGGAATTAGCGGCGGTTGGGCTGCTAAGGAGTTGACAGAGAAAGGGCTCAAGGTTTTGCTGCTTGAACGAGGGCAAAACGTAGAGCACGTAAAAGATTATAAGAATGCGACCTTGCCGCCATGGGAAATACCCCATAGAGGAAGAGCGACTACTGAAATGATCGAAAACCACCCCAACCTAAAACGTGATTATGTACTGAACGAATTGGTGCTGGACTGGTGGGCGCATGAAGATACTTCTCCTTATGTGGAAGAAAAACCCTTTACTTGGTTCAGAGGCTACCAGGTGGGGGGCAGGTCACTGCTTTGGGGGAGACAGAGTTACCGCTGGTCAGATCTGGATTTTGAAGCCAACCTAAAGGAAGGCATTGCCGTGGATTGGCCTATCAGGTATAAGGATATTGCTCCTTGGTATGACTATGTTGAGAAATTTGCTGGGATTGCAGGGAGCCGTGATGGTCTTGATGTATTGCCCGACGGGCAGTTCATGCCGCCTTTTGCAATGAACTGTGTGGAGAAGGACGTGAAGGAGCGGATAGCAAAAAGCTTCGAAGGAAAGCGTCACCTGATCAATTCCAGAGTGGCCAATATTACCGAGCCACTTCCTGGGAGACCTGGTTGTCAGGCAAGGAACAAGTGTTGGTTGGGTTGTCCTTTTGGTGGATATTTCAGTACCCAAGCATCCACATTACCTGCAGCCATGGCCACAGGAAACCTTACTTTGAGACCGTATTCAATTGTTCACCGTGTAGTGTACGATAAAGATACTAAGAAAGCTACCGGGGTAGAGGTGGTAGATGCCGAAACCATGGAGACCGTCGAGTACAAGTCCAAGATTGTATTCCTTTGTGCATCGGCACTTAATTCAGCGCATATATTGATGCGTTCAGCCACTGATATATGGCCGGAAGGACTGGGCAGTAGCTCTGGTGAGCTCGGTCATAATGTGATGGACCATCATTTTAGACTGGGGGCCAGTGGGACGGTAGAAGGCTATGATGATAAATATTACTTTGGCAGAAGACCGGGTGGGATTTATATCCCGAGGTACCGAAATGTAGGAGACGATAAGCGGGACTATGTGCGCGGATTTGGCTATCAGGGAGGTGCCAGTAGAAGTGGATGGGGCAGAAATGTCGCTGAAATGAATATCGGTGGCCCGCTTAAGGAAGCCCTTACTGAGCCAGGACCATGGAGTATGGGGATGATGGCCTTTGGCGAGATTCTTCCGTACCATGAAAATACGATCAAGATAAGCAAAGATGTGAAGGACAAGTGGGGGATGTATGCGCTGGTAATGAATGCTGAGATCAAAGATAACGAGGAGAAAATGCGTAAGGACATGATGAACGATGCAGCAGAAATGCTAGAAGCAGCCGGTGTCAAGAATATCCATACGTATGATTCCGGATATACCTTTGGGCAAGGCATCCATGAGATGGGAGCCGCCCGAATGGGAAGGGATCCCAAATCCTCTGTCCTGAATGGTAATAACCAGGTATGGGATGCCAAAAATGTGTTTGTGACTGATGGGGCTGCGATGACTTCTGCCGCTGCAGTAAATCCGTCACTGACCTATATGGCGTTGACGGCCCGAGCAGCAGATTTTGCAGTGAAGGAGCTCAAAAAAGGAAATCTTTAACCCAAAACGACACAAATTATGGCAATGAACAGAAGAGATGCGCTGAAGAGCTTTGTGCTTATGATGGGCGGTACCATGGTCGGTGCCAATGCGCTACTTACCGGATGTACGCCTGATAAGCAGATAGAAGGCCTGGACTTTAGCCCAGAGGAAATCGCCTTTCTCGATGAAATCGGCGATACCATTATCCCGACCACCGATACCCCTGGGGCCAAAGCGGTTGGGATTGGGTCCTTTATGGTAATGATGGTAAAGGATACATATTGGGAAGAAGAGCAAAAGCAGTTTGTGGATGGCTTAAACAGCCTCAGGAAGGGCTTCAAAGAGGAAGTAGGAAAAGACTTTATGGATGCCACACAAGAAGAGAGAACTGCTTTCCTCAATAAACTGAATGCAGCGTCCAAAGATGATGATGGGCCGAAGTATTTTAATATGCTAAAAGACCTCACCGTGCTGGGGTATTTTACTTCCGAAATTGGTGCTTCCCAAGCGTTGAATTACGTGGAAGTTCCTGGGAAGTGGGAGCCATGCATCGACTACAAAAAAGGGGATAAAGCATACGCTATTTAAGTCCTGCAAACGGAACAACGTCTTTGCGCTGTTCCGTTTTTTTATAATCACTAATCAAAACCTTATTATGAACAAAAGAAGGAAGTTTTTAAAGCTGGGAGCAGCTTTTACTGCGGGATCATTTTTGCCATTGCAGTTTTGTTCTTCTCCCAAAAGTGGAAGTGAAACTACCGTTGTAGAGGAAGCGGTAAAAGAATCCGTTAAGGAAAAGTTGGAAAGCTTCGGTATCCAATTGTACTCCGTAAAAGGAGATATGGCAGAGAACGCCCAAGAAGCCATTAAGAAAATAGCAGGATATGGCTATAATCAGATCGAAGGGTTTGATGGCGGTAAA from Echinicola soli encodes the following:
- a CDS encoding GMC oxidoreductase, producing MANQEYDAIVVGSGISGGWAAKELTEKGLKVLLLERGQNVEHVKDYKNATLPPWEIPHRGRATTEMIENHPNLKRDYVLNELVLDWWAHEDTSPYVEEKPFTWFRGYQVGGRSLLWGRQSYRWSDLDFEANLKEGIAVDWPIRYKDIAPWYDYVEKFAGIAGSRDGLDVLPDGQFMPPFAMNCVEKDVKERIAKSFEGKRHLINSRVANITEPLPGRPGCQARNKCWLGCPFGGYFSTQASTLPAAMATGNLTLRPYSIVHRVVYDKDTKKATGVEVVDAETMETVEYKSKIVFLCASALNSAHILMRSATDIWPEGLGSSSGELGHNVMDHHFRLGASGTVEGYDDKYYFGRRPGGIYIPRYRNVGDDKRDYVRGFGYQGGASRSGWGRNVAEMNIGGPLKEALTEPGPWSMGMMAFGEILPYHENTIKISKDVKDKWGMYALVMNAEIKDNEEKMRKDMMNDAAEMLEAAGVKNIHTYDSGYTFGQGIHEMGAARMGRDPKSSVLNGNNQVWDAKNVFVTDGAAMTSAAAVNPSLTYMALTARAADFAVKELKKGNL
- a CDS encoding gluconate 2-dehydrogenase subunit 3 family protein, with the translated sequence MAMNRRDALKSFVLMMGGTMVGANALLTGCTPDKQIEGLDFSPEEIAFLDEIGDTIIPTTDTPGAKAVGIGSFMVMMVKDTYWEEEQKQFVDGLNSLRKGFKEEVGKDFMDATQEERTAFLNKLNAASKDDDGPKYFNMLKDLTVLGYFTSEIGASQALNYVEVPGKWEPCIDYKKGDKAYAI
- a CDS encoding c-type cytochrome gives rise to the protein MNLSKLASVGVIALAGMAYACGGGSDTKSEETTTTTETAAPKKDMSFDEMHKDNPDYVDGLALVKESDCPSCHMVERKIVGPAYKDVAEKYESTDENIETLAKRVVEGNNGVWGQVPMPAHPGLSEDDAKKMIKYILLLKK
- a CDS encoding hydroxypyruvate isomerase family protein, which translates into the protein MIVGSAAISSLPYLHLNAKNKDMLKGNINHSVCRWTYGHLSLDELCVLIKDIGFSAIDLMGPNDWPTAQKHGVYSSMCNGAEISLEEGFNHTEYHDTLIKNYTEMIPLVAKNGYKNLICFSGNRNGMDDETGLQNSVKGLQKLLPLAEKHGVTLTMELLNSKVDHPDYMCDKSVWGVELCKRLDSGNFNLLYDIYHMQIDEGDVIRTIGENHQYYGHYHTAGNPGRNEIDDTQELNYPAIIKAIAKTGFKGYIAQEFIPKADDKAASLREAIALCDI
- a CDS encoding sugar phosphate isomerase/epimerase family protein; this translates as MKTIKGPALFLAQFADDQAPFNSLKSICEWAASIGYKAVQIPSWDGRFMDLKKAAEDQDYADEIKKTAETAGVVISELSTHLQGQLVAVNPAYNELFDAFAPEELKGDLEGKSAWATQQLMYAAKASKNLGLTKHGTFSGALMWHTVYPWPQRPAGLVDAGFEELAKRWTPILDEFDKNGVDLCYELHPGEDLHDGVTFEMFLEKVNHHPRANILYDPSHFVLQCLDYVQFIDFYHDRIKMFHVKDAEFNPTGKQGVYGGYQSWINRAGRFRSLGDGQVDFNAIFSKLSQYGFDGWAVLEWECAIKHPEAGAIEGAKFISEKIIRVTEKTFDDFASAGTDDALNKKVLGI
- a CDS encoding nucleoside permease, translated to MNFNTKFKLSFMMFLEFFIWGGWFVTLGLFLGKNLGTNGAQDAAVFSTQSLGAIIAPFVIGLIADKYFNAERILGVLHLIGAVLMFQMFNAQDFESFYPYVFAYMVAYMPTLALVNSVSFNQMTNPEKEFGVIRVWGTIGWIVAGLVISLVFAWDSTENAAAGMLKYTFLMTCIASLVLGIYSFMLPKTPPKIAKGEKKSISEILGLDAFTLLKDRNYLVFFLSSVLICIPLAFYYQNASKFFGEIGMTNLTSKMALGQGSEVLFMLLLPIFFGKFGVKKTLLVGMFAWVVRYALFAFGNVGELSFMLLTGIALHGICYDFFFVSGQIYTDSKAGEKFKSAAQGMITLATYGVGMLIGFWVAGWAYDAYAIGEKAHDWETIWLIPSGIAVLVALIFAVAFKKQNPKPVEA
- a CDS encoding Gfo/Idh/MocA family protein, producing the protein MMNHRKLRMGMIGGGPGSFIGAVHRIAANIDGQIELVAGAFSSKPEKSEQAGKELFLDSKRVYQSYDEMFEKEKQLPEEARIDFVSIVTPNHVHFDPTIKALQNGFHVVLDKPMTLTLDEAKQLDKVIQETGMLFCLTHTYTGYPMVKEARQLIANGTLGKIRKVYVEYPQGWLWTNFSEEENKQAAWRTDPKKSGVAGCMGDIGTHAMNLAEYVSGLKLDRLCADLNTSLPGRTLDDDGIVLLKFDNGASGVLMASQVATGAENNLKIRVYGDKAGLEWQQEDANSLIVRHPEQPDQIYRAGGNVPYLSSYALANTRTPAGHPEGYLEAFANHYNNFAKTLMAKLKGQTPEKEWLDFPGTEDGVRGMAFIEQVVKSGQSDQKWTKFEV